DNA sequence from the Corvus hawaiiensis isolate bCorHaw1 chromosome 6, bCorHaw1.pri.cur, whole genome shotgun sequence genome:
gccTTAGCCCGAGGTTTCCATAAGGACTCCTTGCATTATCTTTCTCAGGAAAATCCTGCTGCATTTTTTCTCAGGTCTGTTATGACAATATTGGTTCAATGGTTTTCAAATTGGGTAAGGagagaaatatttataataaaaatttcatCCCCATCTTCcatggtattttttttattgaagaCATTCCCAAAATACTTTACTTCCATACATGTTGCGTTTCCAACATGCTATTCCCAGGCATCAGCCTGAATCCAAATAAACAACACTGACTTGGTTATATTTTCTCAGAACAAATCATTCTGACTGTACAGCTAATGTCTTTGAAATGccatgcagtaaaaaaaaagaaaatggagtttGGGGAGAAGTCACTGATGAATTTGGCATTGGTTTCCCATAGATGTGAATGAATGTACAAGTGAAAACCCTTGCACTCAGACCTGCGTCAACACCTACGGCTCTTTTCTCTGCCGCTGTGAACCTGGCTATGAACTGGAAGCTGATGGAGTTAACTGCAGTGGTAACTGtctttatttattgttttggtttctttaatTCTATTATGTTTACTTTTTCAAAGGTATTGTTTTgtacatacttttaaaaaatttttttgccttGGTCCATCATAGcagcaggaaagctgaaatTCATATGATCCTCTTTCCAGCTAGAGCACACAGCAAATACCCAGAAAAGCTCAGTGGAGGAGGGCTGCAAATGGTTTTAAAGAAATAAGCTAAATATTCAAAAGCTCCAAGGTAACAGCAAAACATAAGAAAGCACTTTGTAATGCTGAACAGGAAGCTTTGTTAGAGCAAGTAGAGATAGTCCTAGAACATTCTTCCATGattaaagaaatactttctatTAAGCACTTTTCCATTTGTCTGTTGAATGCATGTATTCCTCTTGCTCTTAACCACTGCTCACTTCTGCCTGAAACCTTCCCCAGTTTCCCCTGTATGGCTCTGGCTTCACTTTAGTAACAATATATGATTTCTTAGTACAGTTATTGCTGATCTGTTCAGCACACAGCAGAATAAATTGTGCTTACGTCACTgtactttttcctctctgctttttaaaaaattttattattttaattgaagGCAAAACTTATTTCTTTGCTTATTGTTCCCTCAGCCTGATAAAATTAGAGAATTCGGCCAATATTTCTTGGAAGGAAAAATGCACTGGAAAATACTTGAGTTTTAATTTACAGTAAACAGATGTAACATGCTGTTTCTGAGAGAGAAGATATGTGAGATGCAGTGTACATGATTAGTGTTTCCCAAGATATTTTTCCTGCAAACTTCCTTGTTATAAGggaaagaataaatattaaatatctaAAGGTTCTTAAGCATTAAACATTTAGACTGCAACATCTAACTTAGTGTTCTGTTTTCCAATGGAATTTCTTCTTCTAAGTTAGACTCCTGAATGTTTTTTATGTGCTGACCTCCTGAGCTACCTGGGGATCTGAACCAGATAAGTTCATTGCAATGCCCAATAAGGTGGTGCTTGAGCCTCATCCATGTCAGAGAGTTAAGCCAGCAAAAGGGACTTTCCACCACCCAGATAGAGAGCAGAAAATCTTTTCCTGACAATCTTGTGCAAGAAAATGTTTGACAAAGCAGGTCAAGCTTCTCTGGATGAGCTGCTTCCACTTCACAGGCAATCACTAGACATCTGAGGCTCACAAAAGGAATGCCTGGTTAGGAGGACACTCTTATGAGACACTCAGGACTCAGATTTACTTCAACAGGAGCAGGGTTAGTCCATGGCCTAGCAGCCAACTTACCTTGAAGTTGTGAGGCTTCTTGCCCCAATtcaaggagagagggagagatttCAACCTGGCTTTCCCAACATCATCATTATTTTCTAATCACAGAGGTCTTCCAAGTGCATTAGATGTGCTCTGAAATGACAACCATCTTGTTGTCTGCACATAGTCAGCAGAATGCCAGGAGCATTTAGGAACACTGTgggctcagcagcagaaatgtaGGACCCTCGGGGCTCTAAGTCCCTCAGCACTTGACAGCAGCCAAGCACCAGTTATATGAATCCAATATGCTGGAGGTCGGGGCTAGGATGCCAGAGGGTGGTTGATATCTCAGTCACATTACGGAGTCAGCCCTCAGTCCATGTGTTTTCAGGAAGGTGTTTATTCCAGTGAACTCACTGGGGAAACTCACACAATAACAGGATTATGTAGGTGTAGAGTTCCTTTCATCTCCCTTTTGATAATCTGATTTCAGCCCTAAAGCCACTTGGATATATTTGGACTCCAAATACTTTCCAGTCCATCTGCACTAAACACCAGAAGTGGATAAATGGACTGAGCCCAACTTAGAAGAAAGGGAAATTCATTCTGAAGAGTAAAAGTGATTTGCCTGGGAGAGTCAACATGTCAAAGCTGGGAATAAGAACTTGGGAGTTCCTGGCTGGAACTCTggcctttgtttctttcttcccctgAATGGGGAAATAAGGAAATGATTAGTGGCAGCCTCCCTCAGCCTAGTGCCTTTGCATGTGTTTTCCCCTCGGTCAGCCATGCCTCCATGTGCAGCTCTGAAGTTCGTCTTTCTCACttgagcacagctctgcagaacacaATGACTGGTCAATCCATGAGTGCAAGGGGAAAGAGCACAGTTTCTGCTTTCAGTCAGATATTTTGACAGACTGCCTAGCTTCCTGGGTATCTGAGAGAGGGCTGGGCCTTCCAGTATGTCTGACCCAGGGTGGGATGAGCTCTTGTAGTCTTGCTGGAATGACTTGGAAGTAACTGACTAGAGGCTAAGAAACATAAAAGAGacagggctggctgcaggagtTCTGCTGGAACCCATGTGGCCCTGGGAAAGTGAAGCTTACTctccaaaaaagaagaaaaaaaacaaaataaaaagaaaagaaaactactGCCAAgtctttccttttaaattacAGTTGCAGTTTTGTTGTCAGAGTATCTCTGACgtaaaacagaaatgaaaacatggCCAACTGGTGACAGgtattagaaaagaaaaataaataaataaaagacatACATtgtgttcagcagcagctttggtttccttaggaaaaaagtGTTTAACCAAGAACTTGTATAGCATTTTGTCAGGTTGCTGCAGAGTTCTAGGGAGCTGGACAGTGCCAGCCTCCAGCTGAGGTGATGGGCAGGTAGTCTGGATGGCTACCTGCCCGCAGGACTGCTCTTTTGACAGTAAAGCCAAAGACACTAAACTTTGTTTTACCACTGCAGACATGGACGAATGCAGCTTCTCAGAGTTCCTCTGCCAGCACGAATGTGTGAACGGGCCTGGTTCCTACTACTGTACCTGTCCTTCAGGGTATAACTTGCTTGACGATAGTAGAAGCTGCCAAGGTAAGAACATTCCTGCACTGAGTAAAACCTGAGGGGACCAGAAAATAGATCCTGTGTCTAGAAAGAGGTTTTCAAGAATTGAGATGCTTGGTCCTGGAATTGCACAGTGAAGTACTTGTAGGGGCCAATTATGCAATTCTGGTAAGAATGTCATCACATGAATATTCCAGCTGAGGTGAATTGGTGTGTTGTTTTAAGTAAGACTTTATTGACTAGGAAACAGCTACACAGGAAAGACCTCAAATgctctcccctctgctgcaCATCTCTACTTTTCCCATTCTCTAGGGTCGGAGCATTTGAGCAGCCAattcctttctggtttttttgcaGCATTTAGCATGTGGGAGCACTCTAATAAGCAGAAATGAATGAAGTAAAAACTGTTCTTAGAAGAGGGATCAGTTATAAAAAGGCCACCTCTTGTGGTGCAAGAGTTTTATGAATTTTGGGCTAATTCCCTAAGATGTAAACTGGTTTGTAGGATTGGTATCTTGTACATATTTCCCTGCTTTAGCCTTTCTCTCATTCCTTGTGTTTTAGATATCAATGAATGTGAAATAAGAAACTTCACCTGCACTTCACAGCAAACATGTTTCAATATCCCAGGAGAATATAAATGTTTAGACCCAGTACGATGCGAGGAGCCTTATCTCCAAATTAATGAGAAGTGAGTAACATACCCACAGCCACAAAAGCAAATTCTATCTGTGAGAGTTGTATCCAAATAAGCTGCAATTTTACAACACAGCCATGAAGTCTGTCTAAAGAGCTATACAtacatgctgctgctgcatttacCACTGGTaagcttttataaaaataaattgcaattCCTTACCAGGTCACCAGGtgtgatatgatatgatatcaTGCTCAGATGTATGTGAAGTTAGACTGGAAAAACAGGTATCAGTTAGTTGAGAAAACAGCAAGGCTTGTGATGTAATAAGAGACGTTTACTTACATTACTCACTGACTTCACATATACTCAAATGCAGCCTGTTTATCAGTAGGAATATTTCCTGCAAATGGTAACTAGCTTATGCCTGGGAAGTACCTTAACACATTAGATGATAGTTAGAGCAGGATACAAAGAGTTTCTTACTGCTTAAAGGTTAAAAGTTCTGAATAGTTCACAGACTGATCCGCCTTGCCCAGAAATCGTGTATGTCTGGATGGGGCTGTTAGCACTGTTACTGTCTCAATTGGGAATCAtttgaacaagcaaaaaaaaaaatcctacatttctaaaaattgcccatttcttttacatttttgtatGTATTTTCTGGGgctcaaaatatttcagttccaAACTGATCTTGATATATTGCAGTCCCTATTATTTCATCCACAGTGTTTGCACTAACCCAATTACCTGGAATTGCCTGGTAGCCCCATGTATTTTATAGAAAGGCAAGAGATGAATAATTAGCTTCTTTCCTTTATACTTTATTCATGTCTTTACATTGCTTTCTGAACTAGGGCAGCTGAAGAGTGGACACATAGTGTTTGTCTAGTTCTGGGTTTACCTACCTTCAGAGGTGGTAGTCTTAAACTGGAATTTGAAATAACTGAATCCTCTGTATCTAAATTCCCCAGAGCCCAACTACAGAGACCTTGCAGAGCAGCTTGCACCAGAACTCTTGACCTCTGAGCTTTGtgtttggtggctttggctcATGTCTAGATGGGACTGCACTTAATTTGTGACATATGTCTAGAAGTGGTCAGTATAAAAGCCAAGTGAATTCCTTgcatctgtgttttctgtggaagGAATTGGGTGTTCATAATGCCAGGAGCCTCTTGATGGGGGCCATGCCAGAGGCACTGTCTGAAATTGATGTCAGTAGTGGAGGTTATAGAAAAAATAGTCAAAAAGACCCATGCCCCAACATGTCAATTCCCCCAACATGGCTTTTATAAAGGGGTATCCTGCCTCACAACTTTATTAGAGTTCTCTGAAGAAATCAGCAGCATGTGGCTAGGGCACATGGACTGATGCAGTCTCTTTGCATTTCCAAAGGCTTCTGAAAAGACCCTCACATAGTTACTATGGAAGTTAAGCAGTCCTAAGTAACAGAGAAAAGTCCCTGAAACAGAAGAATAAGAGgctgaaagacaaaaattaaacagaGGATATAGTATTAAATTGTCAAGTTTCACACGGAAGTTCTGCAGAGGTCTGAGCTGGACCTACTTGGTCCATCATAAGCAACCTGGGAAAAAGAATAAACCATGATACAGGCAAAGTCTGCAACCATATCTGAAGACAGTAGATAAAAGACTGGGtagaaaaatattgcaaaataaacCTCAATGACTGTGCAATAAAAATGGCAGATAAAATTCAGTGTAGAttaatttaaagtaaaaagaCAATACCAGATTAACAAATTAAATAAGGAGCACTTATCTGATCATAATCCATCCAAACTGAGATTTGAGAGTTGTTCTAGTTCCATGAACTGCTGTACTCACTAGAGATCAGAAAAGCAATCTGAATTTCAAGTGTTAATAGGTAGAGAATATCCTTGGAGCACATGCTATTGTGTACCACATCTTTAAGACTGTGCAGTTCCTTCCCCTTCTGTCAAAAGAAATATAACTGGATAAAGGTTCATAAGAAGCAATGAGGATGATCAAAAGTATGGAATAGCTTCCTTGTGATGAACTAAGCTCTAAGTTAGAACCCTTCAGCCATGAACAGGGTCAAATACAAAGCCCTGAGATGTCTGAGGAGGATGAGCAGGGATTGACTGGCTGCTCTCCTTTCAACTGGGAGCATCAGATGAAGTCAGAAAGAGGCCATGCAGATAGGGATGAAGGGGGCTGTGGAGCTCCTGGCCACAGCGGGCTGTTGATGCCGAATATTCATGTGGGTGTAAGGGGAAGCTGGAACAGCTGATGGCTAAGAAACGCATTAATAGCTGatgaatacaaagaaaatattttgtctcaAGGATTCCCTGAGTCACAAACAATTGGAGACTGTTGATGGAAGTGTCGTATGCTTGGCTTGCTGTCCTCTTCTTTCTTAAGGCTCTGCATTTGATGTTAGAGCTTTGGTTTGATCCAGGATGTCTACTGTATGTTTTCATGTAGTATACAAAAAAAGATCACTACATTTATGCAGCACTATCAGTGAAGtgaattattaatattattttggGGACAGTTCGGTTTAAATTACTATCAGAACAAATATGTACCAAGTATTctgcacctgcagagctgcttcaaAGAAAGTTCACATTTTTGAGTGATCTAAGGAAAATGCCAAGGTATTTTGGCCTAGAAGAAAAAGGAGGCAGGATATAGGCCAGAGTAGCAAAACAGAGAATactaaaagtgagaaaattcatTACAAGTTTCATGGATTCTTTTAGCTGCTCAACAacattctttatttatttataaacctGTCTTAGCATATAAAGAATCAAATATTACAGCAATTTTAACCCCTGATGACAATTCTATTTCTGACAATCAGCCGCTGCATGTGTCCAGCTGAAAACCCCGGATGCAGAGATCAGCCGTTCACCATCCTGTACAGAGTGATGGATATGGTGTCTGGGAGGTCTGTGCCTTCAGACATTTTTCAGATGCAAGCAACAACTCGCTACCCTGGAGCCTATTACATCTTCCAAATCAAATCAGGGAACGAGGGCAGGGAATTCTACATGCGGGTAAGTCTAGCGCTCACTAGGGGAAAACATTAGTTAGCTGTATATCCTGATAGCAGAACTAAGCTTTTCATGACTATCATTTAAAGCTTCAGTATGAGGCCTTTTTTACACACAGACATGGAGAGCAGTGTGCTGATCTGCAGGAACTGCTGGATCTCTCAGGAGAGTAACCTACCCAAAGTAAACATGCTTCTCCTAAGAGACAGTAGGTTTAGGAAAGCCCAGAGCTGTACCTATCTCTAAGAATAGCTCAGGTCTCCCAAGCTCAAGAGAAACTATTGTGCCAAGCTGTTTTTTATTTGATGGACAACCAGCAATTGTCACTGAAAGATTCAGTGTTTCTTGTCTGTTTTATTAAACTCTTCATTGGAaattgaaaaatgtgaaaaccaaaaaagtaaGCAAAAACCCCACCCCTTTATGTCAACAATTGACTTTCTGGgttctttgctttcatttgttatgaattttttcactgagaaCACACATTTTATGTAGATACTGTTAGAGAAAATGTAATTACCTGGgcttttttaatctgttttcctCAGAAGATCTCTCTGTTCCCCAGTCATCTTTGCCACACCACTGACATGCAGAGATTTCAGAAGTGTCAGGAGAGAATGGGGTACATCCACAAGGGACGGTGACGCTCAGGAGGTTGATTTTCAGCTCTAGGCAAAACCTGGCTCAGACACTCACATTAAGTCTTGTTCTGTGGCTACTGAAAGTTCCCATCCCTCACGGACATGGGTAGTGGGATAGATTCCAGGACATATTTCTCTCAAGAACCTCAGATTCCCACTGTAAGAAAacgaaaatatttcaaaatcctGAATGGACAAGTGGTCCCATTACGTTACAATAATTTACATCTCACAAGAGCTTTCCTGTTGCAAAGTCATTACCGATCCCACTGACCTTTTCCCCTCATCTGGGCCGATCCAGCAGGTGCTGAagccccagctcccatccccaTTGCCCAAGCCTGCTGGTTCCATTGATTTACCATGTCATTCCCTGGGCAGTAGGTGGGCAGGGCCACATGGGAGGGACACTGTGACCTTGCTGAGGCACCAGGACCCAGTCTGGCACGGACCAGGCAACACacccagcacctcctcatggctaTGTTGGCTTTGCCTGATCAAAGGTAACAAACACCCAGTTTTGGGGTAAAACAGGACCCACTGTGTCTACGTAAGTTCCCGATGCAAAACAAACTGCAGTTGGTTTTAACATCAGCAGgtctgatttttaaatgcacatAATCCACTGTTCTGGTCAGATATTGCAAAGCTTCCATTTATTGAAGGACTGGTTTTCTGAAGTGCTATCGCATATTCAAAGCTCTCTTTGGAGGGTGAGGTTTGTGCCTCTAACATACACAATGTACCACAAACCTGGACCCCATCCACATGAGAACACCTGTTCTCCAAGTTCTGTTAACATAACCCTTTCTGGGTGTTCGCTGCTTCACAGTAACACTGTCCTTTACATCAAACTAAAGAGtacctcaaacaaacaaacaaacaaacaaacaaacaggtaTCATTACTTGTTTATACCCTAAATCcatgttttcatcttttttctttcttgggcAATAGCAAGTGTCTATGTTCAATAGCCACTTTAATGTGCAGGGCTCCCAAAGGCTTTACAAACTGTAGAAGGTGATAGTTCatgcaaaacactgaaaagaagcCAAATGCTGAAATGAAACTTTGTCCCATCAATTGCAGTGGTTTCAAACAATGCAACAGAAAACACCTATTTTGGCTGCTTGAAGACTGTAGTGAGACAGTAGGTTTGAAGAACCAGTTTTGGCAATCTCACTTGCTTTCTCTTGTTTTGTGCACAGCAAACGGGACCTATCAGTGCTACTCTGGTGATGACCCGCCCCGTGAAGGGGCCCCGTACTATTGAGTTGGACTTGGAAATGATCACTGTTAACACTGTCATCAACTTCAGAGGAAGCTCTGTCATCCGGCTGAGGATATTCGTATCACAGTACTCCTTCTAAACCTCGAGTTTGTGCCCTGGAAACACTAAGCCAAAAGAGACAGTTCCTCCTCTGCAGAACTCTCTCCTCAAAAGCCAGTACATATAGCAGCTCCAGACCAAATCACTATTTCCACAGACCCGGTCACCTATGCCTGTCTGAGCAGGGAGGCCTCTTCATGCACAGTCCCTACCAGGATGCAGACATCTGAAGATGTATTGTCAGCAGATCCCATATGATTCTCTATGTGGTCATGTATTTTAAGGACTCTTCTTCTCACTGTAAACACTTCTAGGGCATGAGTCTATGTGAAAGACTGTGAACCTTTGTAGCTCCAAGGCTGCTTAGCAGAAAGCACCAAAGAAACTGAGAGAAAAGCTGGCTTTTGCaatcttgcctttttttaaccttttttttcgttataaatgaaaagcagacaaacaagcagaaacagaaacaaaaaactcaCCTATTGAAACTAGGGACCTCAGAAGTCCTAATTTGCATTCCCAGTTATCTCTGGAATTATCAGTCAAGCACTTTGTTTCAATTCACCCTGCATTTGTCTTAGTTTcacctgttttttctttcattctattttatagTTAAAATTCATTGTAAATTCATTCCAAAAAACCATGTTGTACTATGTAATCTTTTGCTTTCTGACAAAGTGTCACATGTTTGGGTTCCTTTCTGTATTAAATCTTTCCATATAACAGAGTTCACAGAAATCTATCACTGGATGGTGTGTTTTACAACATTTAGGATTTTATGCTTATTTACACTCAAGATCTTTGACAGAGGCCTCCACTACCAAAATAGTGTCCAGCATAAGTAGGGACTTGAGAGCAGATTAAGaatcagaattttatttttccctgttttcttgaGTGTGATAGTTGCAAACAGTTTGTAATGGCTACAAAGTAGTAATACTAACTCCGTAGTTATGGCTGCAATTAATCTCCTGTTCAAAGACCACTCAGGTCAGACCTGTCCAAATTCCTTCAAAAAATACGAATTGTTCTTTTCACTTGCAGTCTCTCTCCTACACTTCTAACATGAGGGGAAATAGCTGAAAAGGACCAGGACCAGTCTTATTCATGCTTCTACCACAAAGCAGACTGGACTATACCAGTACCTCAATCTCAAACAATGGGATCCCACAGTTTCCATGGGCATTGTCTTCTCAGGTATAACTGCTGTAACCAATAGAAAGTTTCTTCTAAAGTCTAATCTGCATCTCCATTGTAATCTGTTGCTTTTTAGCCTACTTCCAGTAGAAACTGAGAACCGTTTATCTACCCCTCTGCAGCAGTCTAACGTGTCTGAAGACTGTTGTCATGTCTCCCCTCAGACTGTTCTTCTCTAGTCTAAACAAACCCAATTCTTTTGGTCTTTCCTCATATATCACATTTTCTGGACCTTTGATCATTCTCGTTGCTCTCATCTGGATTCTCTCCAGTTGGTTCACATCTTTTTTGAAGTGCAGTGCCCAAAACTGTGAAAAGTATTCCAGCTGAGGCTTCTCAGTGCTAAGCTAAATCTATATATATGTTTaacagtttgaaaaaaaatttaaaattgtatAGTTGGAAGGTATAATGTGTGTTGAAGCCACTGGCACTTTGGTCTTTTATTATAATAAGGTGAGGGTTTATATGCCTTGTTCTTAAATTTGTCTGAAACAAgctcttttgctttgttttttccttactgGCTTATTTGCTCTCTAGCACTGCTAGGACAGGAAGGATAATCTTCGCGTTGTCTTTTGAGAACTGGAAGTGCTTAGTGCTACCTGGGAGAAGGAGTTTACAAAGACTATCATGTGAGCAACTAGGAGCCAAGTAGCAGCATTATGTGAAGTCTTCATTGAAGTGGAGTATTAAATGAGAGAATAAAGACTTAGAAAGTTACTACAACACAGACTGCATGACAGTCAGAAAACAGACTCTTGTTCCTAGTAAGCTATGTGAATCAGTAGAGactctgctctttttccctGTACTCAGCTTGAAGGAAGCCCTGATGCTCTCAGCAATGAAACACTGAGTTTAGCAGCTTCCATTTCTTAATGATTTAAaggttttctctctgctgctacAACATCCTGGGATGCTGTGGCTCAGAGCTCTGTCCTGTattgtaaaaacaaaaaggctGAAGACTGACTCCAGGGTTTAGTGGGCcaagctgaaggcagaaagcCAGTGAGTTTTATGAGCAGCCGACTTGGAGGAGATAAATGCAGAGGAAATGGGCAGAGAAATATCAGAAACAAGAATTTGTTTCCTGAGTGTATAATGGCTCATCAAATACCACAGTCTTGGAGGGAAAAATAGAGATGATCAGGAAGGAGGAATGGTAGTTTATAACCATGGGACTAAAAGTGCTCCTGTTCCAGATGATGGAAATAAAGCATGGGAAACATGCAGGCTCTGGTGGACCAGAGAGCAGCCGAGGGACAGGCAAGGTCTTGCACTGAAGATGTCCAACTCTTAAAATGCTGACAGCTTTTCCAGTGCTTAAAATCCCCTCTTCTTCTCTTAAAATCCCCTTTTTGTGCCCCTATGTTATGGCTTCTtcatgtccagctgaggagtCCTCTCTTCTTACCACCACATCACCTCCTGGAGTGGAAGCACACCCTGTTAGACACCAGACAGTTTGTCACTTCTGGCCTGTtctcccacagcccccacaTACCAACCTGATTTAACCCTAATTCAGAAACATCAAAATCCAGAGGAATTTCATAACAAAACACTTTGTTAAAAGAGTAAAGCTTGAATGCTTGGTTTCAGCAGGGTCCAGTAAATACTCATAAAACAGTATTACACTTTCTATATAAACATTCTgcgccttaaaaaaaaagtgaaaagtcTGGAAACAAAGGAATTCAGCCACTTCTCAACCGCCATAACATCTTTCATCACTCACTATCACTCCAGCCAACTTAAACTTTGCCAAAATATATGCCAGtctcaaaataataaattactAGCAGTTTATAACATCTAAACTCTCTGTTTCCTAGTCAGGGGTCTGTTTTCAATAGACTATCGCAGACTCAAGTATTACAGCAATTGTCACCAAATTAAAAAAGATGACTATGCATGTCAGGGTTTTACAGCATGAAAGTTAAAAATGCAAACTTGCAACTGCTGCTTATATTCATGTTCTTCTTTGAGGCCAGGACTCCTCAAAAGCAGACAGAATTCCAGGTCTGCTCAGAAAATGATTCTTTATTCTAACCCACTGCCGAGGATTTTCTAACATGAAGAGTTTTACCATATGGTTAATGGCCAGTATTCTGACCAGCACCAGAGCAGGGCACAGACCCTGGTCTGGGTGTGTGTGGCTTCCCTCTGGCTCTGCTTGctcaggctggcagagctgttcccttgccaagcagggaagggacagcTCTTTGCCTCTCCTGCCTGTCAGCTGTGATGTCTGTTTGAACATAGGTCCTCAGCAGAAAGACTGCCCTCCACTATGTGTTTGAACAGCACCTATTGCCAGTGCAATAACTGGAATAAAGGTAAAAGAAAGCAGATATGGCAGTAATCTTTGATACAGATCACAATGATTGGGAAGGAGAAGCTATTCTGATAAATGAACAAAGTGATTCATGCTAGTTGGGTTAGGTGCCAGAGGGAGTAGAATGGGTCCTATCATCTGGCTTATTTGAGATATTTTTAGGGAATTGACTTTTTTGACACAGACAACAAAATGTTATTTCACCCAAGAGTTTCCTGGATCCCACAGAACTGCTTTTCAACTGGTGATTCTCTCTGACTACAATAACTTTGTTAAAAATAACTGAACTTCTTTTGAGAACCTGGTCACCCACAATCACTGAGTGTAGTGTCCAGGGCCATTCATACAGAGCTCTCTCCTCTTCAGTTGGGGGCCTGTAttcatatttacattttttttgaCTTAGCCTTCAGAAGAGACAGCTTTTATTGTCTCGTAAACATGGTATCAGCATCAGCAGAACTTGcatattaatttttctctgtctaGAGCAGAACAATACAATCAGTACAGTTTGTGGTCATGCAAGTTCTCCAGTCTGGCTTATTCACAAAATATGCTACTGAATATCCTCCGCAGCATGTAGCTGTATTAGAACACAATGAAAATGTCATAGCAtaaagatgtttaaaaaaagaaaggaataaaagtaTGCCCTATAATGTTATTCAATCCTGACAGGCATTATTGTCAAAATAAATCTCTATCCTGGATGGACAAAACCCTCATCTGGTGTTAATCTGCATGACTGATGCTTTTCAATGAAAAGATAACAA
Encoded proteins:
- the FBLN5 gene encoding fibulin-5 isoform X1, whose translation is MFGKLSSYSSAQTLGFFHLSPTVLDMQGLRRILTAFTLAVCLSSLGKAQQQCTNGFDLDRASGQCLDIDECRTIPEACRGDMVCVNQNGGYLCVPRTNPVYRSPYLSPYSNVYPPPPAPGPVPNYPTVTRPLICRFGFQLDENNQCADVDECASDSHQCNPTQICINTEGGYTCSCTEGYWLLEGQCLDIDECRYGYCQQLCANVPGSYSCTCNPGFTLNDDGRSCQDVNECTSENPCTQTCVNTYGSFLCRCEPGYELEADGVNCSDMDECSFSEFLCQHECVNGPGSYYCTCPSGYNLLDDSRSCQDINECEIRNFTCTSQQTCFNIPGEYKCLDPVRCEEPYLQINENRCMCPAENPGCRDQPFTILYRVMDMVSGRSVPSDIFQMQATTRYPGAYYIFQIKSGNEGREFYMRQTGPISATLVMTRPVKGPRTIELDLEMITVNTVINFRGSSVIRLRIFVSQYSF
- the FBLN5 gene encoding fibulin-5 isoform X2, which gives rise to MFGKLSSYSSAQTLGFFHLSPTVLDMQGLRRILTAFTLAVCLSSLGKAQQCTNGFDLDRASGQCLDIDECRTIPEACRGDMVCVNQNGGYLCVPRTNPVYRSPYLSPYSNVYPPPPAPGPVPNYPTVTRPLICRFGFQLDENNQCADVDECASDSHQCNPTQICINTEGGYTCSCTEGYWLLEGQCLDIDECRYGYCQQLCANVPGSYSCTCNPGFTLNDDGRSCQDVNECTSENPCTQTCVNTYGSFLCRCEPGYELEADGVNCSDMDECSFSEFLCQHECVNGPGSYYCTCPSGYNLLDDSRSCQDINECEIRNFTCTSQQTCFNIPGEYKCLDPVRCEEPYLQINENRCMCPAENPGCRDQPFTILYRVMDMVSGRSVPSDIFQMQATTRYPGAYYIFQIKSGNEGREFYMRQTGPISATLVMTRPVKGPRTIELDLEMITVNTVINFRGSSVIRLRIFVSQYSF